The following proteins are co-located in the Gossypium hirsutum isolate 1008001.06 chromosome A02, Gossypium_hirsutum_v2.1, whole genome shotgun sequence genome:
- the LOC107952060 gene encoding protein trichome berefringence-like 7 isoform X1 yields MVNNFSRSTSFNRRALNAESPRVLNVSSPKALNVLSTKPLCFTSSRVYHRLGWVSRLFPVLILIGALISFIILLHGGYIYVLPSLSQAFYGHGVLKFNNSSNVCDIFDGSWVIDDDYPLYNASDCPFAEQGFNCLGNGRKDRDYLKWRWKPKNCDIPRFNVHNVLEMLRDKRIVFVGDSMSRTQWESLICLLMTGVEDKKSVYEVNGNKITKRIRFLGVRFTSFNFTIEFFRSVFLVQHGWMPRHAPKRVRSTLKLDKLDDVSNEWINADVLIFNTGQWWVPGKLFETGCYFQVGNSVKLGMSIPAAFKMALGTWASWVENTIDTNRTLVFFRTFEPSHWSEKSRRFCNVTQNPLLETEGRDRSIFSETIFEVIKNMTVPITVLQVTSMSAFRRDAHVGGWSDNPTVPDCSHWCLPGLPDIWNEIFLSYLLADYGLPAVNGKQYWMTHD; encoded by the exons ATGGTGAATAATTTTAGTAGGAGTACATCATTTAACCGAAGGGCGTTGAATGCTGAAAGCCCGAGAGTTTTGAATGTTTCAAGCCCCAAAGCTTTGAATGTTCTAAGCACTAAACCTTTGTGTTTCACTAGTTCTAGAGTTTATCATAGGTTGGGCTGGGTCTCACGCTTGTTTCCTGTCCTTATTCTCATTGGGGCtttgatttcttttattataCTACTTCATGGGGGTTATATATATGTTCTCCCTAGTCTGAGTCAAGCATTTTATGGACATGGTGTGttaaaattcaataattcaagcaaCGTTTGTGATATTTTTGATGGAAGCTGGGTTATAGATGATGATTACCCATTATACAATGCTTCAGACTGTCCATTTGCAGAACAAGGATTCAATTGCTTGGGAAATGGCCGGAAAGATAGAGATTATCTCAAATGGAGATGGAAACCAAAAAATTGTGATATTCCAAGGTTTAATGTTCACAATGTTCTGGAAATGCTCCGAGATAAAAGGATAGTTTTTGTTGGAGATTCTATGAGTAGAACGCAGTGGGAATCATTGATTTGCTTGCTTATGACCGGAGTAGAAGATAAGAAGAGTGTTTATGAAGTTAATGGCAATAAGATAACAAAACGGATCAGATTTCTAGGTGTTCGGTTTACTTCCTTCAATTTTACCATTGAGTTCTTTCGCTCGGTGTTCTTGGTGCAACATGGTTGGATGCCTAGACATGCACCAAAGCGTGTTAGGTCAACCCTTAAGTTGGATAAATTGGATGATGTTAGCAATGAGTGGATTAATGCAGATGTTCTTATATTCAACACTGGACAATGGTGGGTTCCAGGGAAGCTCTTTGAAAC TGGTTGCTACTTCCAGGTTGGGAACTCAGTAAAGCTTGGAATGTCAATTCCTGCTGCATTCAAAATGGCATTAGGTACTTGGGCATCATGGGTTGAGAACACGATTGACACAAACAGAACACTTGTCTTTTTCAGAACATTTGAGCCATCGCACTGGAG TGAAAAATCCCGTAGGTTTTGCAATGTGACCCAGAACCCATTGTTAGAAACTGAAGGGAGGGATCGAAGCATTTTTTCAGAGACTATATTTGAGGTGATAAAGAATATGACTGTTCCTATAACCGTTCTGCAAGTAACTTCCATGTCAGCTTTCCGAAGAGATGCACATGTGGGTGGGTGGAGTGACAATCCAACGGTACCTGATTGTAGCCATTGGTGTCTTCCTGGCTTACCTGATATCTGGAATGAAATTTTCCTCTCGTACCTGCTTGCTGATTATGGACTTCCTGCAGTGAATGGAAAGCAGT ATTGGATGACCCATGATTGA